A section of the Phycodurus eques isolate BA_2022a chromosome 4, UOR_Pequ_1.1, whole genome shotgun sequence genome encodes:
- the tubb5 gene encoding tubulin beta-5 chain yields the protein MREIVHIQAGQCGNQIGAKFWEVISDEHGIDPTGTYHGDSDLQLDRISVYYNEATGGKYVPRAILVDLEPGTMDSVRSGPFGQIFRPDNFVFGQSGAGNNWAKGHYTEGAELVDSVLDVVRKESESCDCLQGFQLTHSLGGGTGSGMGTLLISKIREEYPDRIMNTFSVVPSPKVSDTVVEPYNATLSVHQLVENTDETYCIDNEALYDICFRTLKLTTPTYGDLNHLVSATMSGVTTCLRFPGQLNADLRKLAVNMVPFPRLHFFMPGFAPLTSRGSQQYRALTVPELTQQVFDAKNMMAACDPRHGRYLTVAAVFRGRMSMKEVDEQMLNVQNKNSSYFVEWIPNNVKTAVCDIPPRGLKMAVTFIGNSTAIQELFKRISEQFTAMFRRKAFLHWYTGEGMDEMEFTEAESNMNDLVSEYQQYQDATAEEEGEFEEDAEEDA from the exons ATGAGGGAGATCGTGCACATCCAGGCCGGCCAGTGCGGCAACCAGATTGGTGCCAAG ttCTGGGAAGTGATCAGCGATGAGCATGGCATCGACCCAACGGGGACCTACCATGGAGACAGCGACCTGCAGCTGGACAGGATCAGCGTCTACTACAACGAGGCCACAG GAGGGAAATATGTCCCCCGCGCCATCCTGGTGGACTTGGAGCCAGGCACCATGGACTCTGTGAGGTCCGGACCTTTCGGCCAAATCTTCAGACCTGACAATTTTGTCTTCG GCCAAAGCGGTGCTGGCAACAACTGGGCTAAGGGTCACTACACGGAGGGTGCCGAGCTGGTGGACTCTGTGCTGGATGTGGTGCGCAAAGAGTCGGAGAGCTGCGACTGCCTGCAAGGCTTCCAGCTCACGCACTCCCTGGGCGGAGGAACCGGGTCGGGGATGGGAACCCTGCTCATCAGCAAGATCCGAGAGGAATACCCCGATAGGATCATGAATACCTTCAGTGTGGTGCCTTCGCCCAAG GTGTCCGACACAGTGGTGGAGCCCTACAACGCCACTCTATCCGTCCACCAGCTGGTGGAGAACACAGATGAAACTTATTGCATCGACAACGAGGCGCTGTACGACATCTGCTTCCGCACGCTCAAGCTGACCACGCCCACTTACGGAGACCTCAACCACCTTGTATCCGCCACCATGAGTGGCGTCACCACGTGCCTGCGCTTCCCGGGCCAGCTCAACGCCGACCTGCGCAAGCTGGCAGTCAACATGGTGCCTTTCCCCCGTCTGCACTTCTTCATGCCCGGCTTCGCCCCTCTCACCAGCCGGGGCAGCCAGCAGTACCGTGCCCTCACCGTACCAGAGCTCACTCAGCAAGTGTTTGACGCTAAGAACATGATGGCGGCGTGCGACCCGCGCCACGGCCGCTACCTCACCGTGGCCGCCGTCTTCCGTGGGCGCATGTCCATGAAGGAGGTAGACGAGCAGATGCTCAACGTGCAGAACAAGAACAGCAGCTACTTCGTCGAGTGGATCCCCAACAACGTGAAGACAGCCGTGTGCGACATTCCGCCCCGTGGCCTCAAAATGGCAGTCACCTTTATCGGCAATAGCACGGCCATCCAGGAGCTGTTCAAGCGCATCTCCGAGCAGTTCACCGCCATGTTCCGCCGCAAGGCCTTCTTGCACTGGTACACAGGCGAGGGCATGGATGAGATGGAGTTCACAGAGGCCGAGAGCAACATGAACGACCTGGTGTCAGAGTACCAGCAATACCAGGACGCCACGGCCGAGGAAGAGGGCGAGTTCGAGGAGGATGCCGAGGAAGACGCTTAA
- the flot1b gene encoding flotillin-1b codes for MFYTCGPNEAMVVSGFGRSPPLMIAGGRVFVFPCIQQIQRITLNTLTLNVKSDKVYTRHGVPISVTGIAQVKIQGQNKEMLATACQMFMGKSEAEIAQIALETLEGHQRAIIAHLTVEEIYQDRKKFSEQVFKVASSDLVNMGIGVVSYTLKDVHDDQDYLHSLGKARTAQVQKDARIGEAQYKRDAVIREAQAMQEKVSAQYKNEIEMAKSQRDYELKKSAYDVEVNTKKAESEMAYQLQVAKTKQRIEEEKMQVQVVERGQQTMLQEQEIVRKEKELEAKVKKPAEAEKYRLERLAEAQRLQLIMEAEAEAESIRIKGEAEAFALEAKGRAEAEQMSKKAEAFKQYGEGAMVDMLLEKLPLMAEEISKPLSLAKKVTMVSSGGGDVGASKLAGEVLEIMTRVPSAVEKLTGVDISQVTGRSLRVH; via the exons ATGTTCTACACATGTGGACCCAATGAAGCCATGGTGGTCTCAG GCTTTGGCCGCTCTCCACCTCTGATGATCGCCGGAGGACGAGTATTTGTCTTCCCGTGTATTCAGCAGATTCAGAG GATCACTCTGAACACACTAACTCTAAATGTGAAGAGTGACAAAGTGTACACCCGACATGGTGTCCCAATCTCTGTCACGGGAATTGCTCAG GTGAAGATCCAGGGCCAGAACAAGGAGATGCTCGCTACCGCCTGCCAGATGTTCATGGGCAAGTCAGAGGCTGAGATTGCCCAAATCGCCCTGGAGACGCTGGAGGGCCACCAGAGGGCCATCATTGCTCACCTCACTGTGGAG GAGATCTACCAGGACCGCAAGAAGTTCTCCGAGCAGGTCTTCAAGGTGGCCTCCTCGGACCTGGTCAACATGGGGATAGGGGTGGTCAGCTACACCCTCAAAGATGTCCATGATGATCAG GACTACCTCCACTCCCTCGGCAAGGCCAGGACGGCTCAGGTGCAGAAGGATGCCAGGATCGGAGAGGCTCAGTACAAGCGGGACGCCGTCATCAGG GAGGCCCAGGCCATGCAGGAGAAGGTGTCTGCTCAGTACAAGAACGAGATCGAGATGGCCAAATCCCAGCGGGACTACGAGTTGAAAAAGTCTGCCTATGATGTGGAGGTCAACACCAAGAAGGCAGAGTCCGAAATGGCCTATCAGCTTCAG GTGGCAAAGACCAAGCAGCGCATCGAGGAGGAGAAGATGCAGGTGCAGGTGGTGGAGCGCGGCCAGCAGACCATGCTGCAGGAGCAGGAGATCGTCCGCAAGGAGAAGGAGCTGGAGGCCAAAGTCAAGAAGCCCGCAGAGGCCGAGAAGTATCGTCTGGAGAGGCTGGCCGAGGCTCAGCG CCTGCAGCTCATCATGGAAGCTGAAGCTGAGGCAGAGTCTATCAGA atcaAGGGAGAGGCGGAGGCATTCGCCCTGGAGGCCAAAGGCCGCGCCGAGGCAGAGCAGATGTCCAAGAAGGCCGAAGCCTTCAAGCAGTACGGAGAAGGAGCCATGGTGGACATGCTGCTGGAGAAGCTCCCTCTG ATGGCTGAGGAGATCAGCAAACCGCTGTCGTTGGCCAAGAAGGTCACCATGGTGTCCAGCGGCGGCGGGGACGTCGGCGCCTCCAAGCTGGCCGGCGAGGTTCTGGAGATCATGACCCGTGTGCCCTCGGCGGTGGAGAAGCTCACCGGAGTGGACATTTCCCAG GTTACAGGCCGGTCTCTCCGTGTGCATTAA